One Takifugu rubripes chromosome 19, fTakRub1.2, whole genome shotgun sequence genomic window carries:
- the grik6 gene encoding glutamate receptor U1, with product MMMQFGFFLLSIAFFLDTGTCTSVPSELRITTIKQEPYTVSKGSQLEGFCMDLLSEVSKKLGFKYQVQLVKDGSYGRQDESGKWNGMIGEVMRGEADLAIAPLTLTASRERVVAMTTPFMQTGISILLRRDISEETGFFDFLSPFTAQTWVGILAAYLGTAACIFVVTRLSPCEWSQPQTEQNTFSFLHSLWYTAGALTLQGAGPHPKALSGRVICCTWWFFSIVLLACYFSNLRSSKTSESTQLKVKGFDDLANQNVIEYGCLAGSSTLAFFKNSNDPLYRRIYEHMERTKSFVSSMDEGVRRAKEGNYAFIGESVSLDLAVARHCELVRAHEVIGMRGYSIATAIDSPLIKSLNIAILQLNEAGELSYLRSKWWASSCLVEGAQSSAAQPHSLKGMFLVLSIGLGLGAAVAVLELLSKSRRSAAEHKKPCCTVLSEELSRRLKPNTANTHNDNENEKA from the exons ATGATGATGCAgtttggcttttttcttttatccattGCCTTTTTCTTGGATACAGGAACATGCACTTCAG TGCCATCAGAGCTAAGAATCACAACAATAAAG CAAGAGCCGTATACGGTTTCAAAAGGCTCACAGCTGGAAGGATTTTGCATGGACCTGCTGTCTGAAGTCAGCAAAAAATTGGGTTTCAAATACCAAGTGCAGCTGGTGAAGGATGGTTCGTACGGTCGACAGGATGAGAGTGGGAAGTGGAATGGAATGATTGGAGAGGTGATGAGAGGC GAAGCAGATCTGGCGATTGCCCCCCTGACCCTCACGGCATCCCGAGAGAGAGTGGTGGCGATGACCACACCCTTCATGCAGACGGGCATTAGCATCCTGCTGAGGAGGGACATCTCGGAGGAAACCGGTTTCTTTGATTTTCTGTCCCCCTTCACAGCCCAGACTTGGGTTGGCATCCTGGCCGCGTACCTGGGCACCGCCGCTTGCATCTTTGTGGTTACGAG ACTCAGCCCATGCGAATGGAGCCAACCTCAGACTGAGCAGAACACGTTCAGCTTCCTGCACAGCCTCTGGTACACAGCTGGAGCTCTGACTCTACAAG GTGCTGGTCCTCACCCCAAAGCTCTGTCAGGACGCGTCATCTGCTGCACGTGGTGGTTTTTTAGCATAGTCCTCCTGGCTTGTTATTTCTCCAACCTCAGATCCTCTAAGACCTCTGAGTCCACTCAGCTGAAGGTGAAAGGTTTCGATGATCTGGCCAATCAGAATGTGATTGAGTACGGCTGCTTGGCGGGCTCCTCCACCCTCGCATTCTTCAAG AACTCCAACGACCCCCTGTACCGCAGAATCTATGAACACATGGAGAGAACAAAGAGTTTTGTGTCTTCCATGGACGAAGGCGTCCGACGTGCAAAAGAAGGGAACTATGCCTTCATCGGAGAGTCAGTCTCTTTGGACTTAGCAGTAGCACGTCACTGTGAATTGGTCCGAGCGCATGAAGTCATCGGCATGAGGGGGTACAGCATCGCTACCGCTATCG ACTCACCCTTAATCAAGAGCCTCAACATCGCGATCCTACAGCTGAACGAGGCAGGTGAGCTTTCCTACCTGAGGAGCAAGTGGTGGGCCAGCAGCTGCCTTGTGGAGGGTGCCCAGTCTTCGGCTGCGCAGCCGCACAGCCTCAAGGGAATGTTTCTGGTTCTGTCCATTGGCCTGGGTCTGGGAGCAGCAGTGGCCGTTCTGGAGCTCCTCTCCAAGAGCCGCAGGAGTGCAGCTGAACATAAG AAACCGTGCTGCACTGTGCTGAGTGAGGAACTGAGTCGACGCCTGAAGCCCAACACTGCAAACACTCACAATGACAATGAAAACGAAAAAGCATAA
- the plch2b gene encoding 1-phosphatidylinositol 4,5-bisphosphate phosphodiesterase eta-2 produces MSSPKLWHKASVSRLAEEFFWIGGSVVAQPKWRLGQMVERCMYTMQTGTQMSKLKGKKNGLIRFFYLDEHKSCIRWRPSKKQDKAKITIDSIQEVCEGKKSEMFRRYADNRFDPNCCFSIYHGERVKSLDLVTTNAEEARTWVTGLKYLMAGISDEDSLARRQRTRDQWLQQTFSEADKNGDGTLSIGEVHQLLHKLNVNLPKQKVRQMFQDADTDENQGSLGFEEFCSFYKMISTRRDLYLIMISYSNQKEVMDLHDLARFLENEQKMRGLTKEHLVDIVAKFEPCPENLQHMVLGIDGFTNFMRSPAGDIFNPEHNQVNQDMTQALNNYFIATSHNTYLSGDQLLSQSRVEMYAYVLQAGCRCVEVDCWDGPDGEPIIHHGYTLTSKILFKDVIETIDKYAFTKSQYPVILSIENHCSVPQQKKMAEYLKEVLQDKLDLSVVISNDCKKLPSPEILKGKVLIKDGNSVPLAGSTKKKRRLGRSIMRSFKRKRKKRVQVKNKAMSDGESNCSSSRERTEIVYHPKKRKTMRLSRALSDLVIYTKSVRVHDIETQAFTNSWQVSSLNETVMNQILQLKPDHLVRFNQRQLLRVYPSNYRVDSSNFNPQPYWNTGCHMVALNYQTEGRMLELNTAKFSANGNCGYILKPKYMRKGAFNPTLEDPLPGRRKTQLVLKIISGQQLPKPKDSMLGDRGEIIDPFVEVEIIGLPLDCSKQQTRVVDDNGFNPMWEETLVFNIQMPEVALVRFQVWDHDPIGRDFIGQRTIALTSMMPGYRHVYLEGMATSSIFLHIAIIDLSGKIKPGNAVQVARKHIQKAAQKHLKSHQKQPSVDFSVLSSEDGRGVGFRKDLDTMSQDSRNGEMFWPVAKAAALKGAMSEPVRRAHRVKIHEPPETRRGIFSRMSSTDSHHMGSSPSMKDDSFDFDSPPQTSCINVPAPGSQNAIQEEFENEHNDSASLTCAEQETDRTHEPERPEQCQEEPQMRATQPEVETDPVPQPQPVPHPQIQPEDKSPPLIPPSSPARVRRTLGTPVHPLPSTPVRTKVRSHSCPRKQTSIAQTPTALRRHVSRLQTQGSLRHGSSGSQVKPIPNGLCLSDSTSSSSNVSTDSQEFAPSSGQDGAEQREGTLQREMKALFDQRLREIRCKSPLFFLNGESGDSHLQEENK; encoded by the exons ATGAGCTCTCCGAAACTGTGGCACAAAGCCTCCGTGTCCAGACTGGCAGAGGAGTTTTTCTGGATTGGCGGCAGCGTGGTCGCACAGCCAAAATGGAGGCTGGGTCAGATGG TGGAGAGGTGCATGTACACCATGCAGACGGGCACTCAGATGTCCAAactgaaaggaaagaagaacGGCCTCATCAGGTTCTTCTACCTGGACGAGCACAAGTCCTGCATCAGGTGGCGACCCTCCAAGAAACAGGACAAGGCCAAAA TAACTATTGATTCCATCCAAGAAGTCTGCGAGGGGAAGAAGTCAGAGATGTTCCGGCGCTACGCCGACAACCGCTTTGACCCCAACTGCTGCTTCAGTATTTACCACGGAGAGCGGGTGAAGTCTCTGGACCTGGTCACCACCAATGCGGAAGAAGCCCGAACCTGGGTCACTGGTCTGAAATACCTCATGGCCGGGATCAGCGATGAAGACAGTTTGGCCCGCAGGCAACGCACGCGCGATCA ATGGTTGCAGCAGACGTTCTCTGAGGCTGACAAAAACGGAGACGGCACCTTGAGCATCGGGGAGGTTCACCAGCTGCTCCACAAACTCAACGTCAACTTGCCCAAGCAGAAAGTCAGGCAGATGTTCCAA gatgcagatacagatgagAACCAGGGCTCTCTGGGCTTCGAAGAATTCTGCTCGTTCTACAAGATGATTTCCACGCGCAGAGACCTCTACCTGATAATGATCTCCTACAGCAATCAGAAGGAAGTCATGGATCTTCACGACCTCGCGCGCTTTCTGGAAAATGAGCAGAAG ATGCGAGGCCTCACGAAAGAACATCTCGTGGACATCGTGGCCAAGTTTGAGCCGTGTCCTGAGAACCTGCAGCACATGGTCCTGGGTATTGATG GCTTCACAAACTTCATGAGGAGTCCTGCGGGGGATATCTTTAATCCCGAGCACAACCAGGTGAATCAGGATATGACTCAGGCTCTGAATAACTACTTCATCGCCACATCCCACAACACCTACCTGTCAGGGGATCAGCTGCTTTCTCAGTCTCGGGTGGAAATGTACGCCTACGTTCTCCAGGCAGGCTGTCGCTGCGTGGAAG TGGACTGCTGGGATGGGCCTGACGGGGAGCCCATCATTCACCACGGCTACACACTGACATCCAAAATTCTCTTCAAAGATGTCATTGAAACAATTGACAAGTATGCCTTCACCAAATCACA GTACCCGGTGATCTTATCCATAGAGAACCACTGCAGCGTGCCTCAGCAGAAAAAGATGGCCGAGTACCTGAAAGAGGTGCTACAGGATAAACTGGATCTCTCCGTCGTCATCTCAAACGACTGCAAGAAGCTGCCCTCCCCAGAGATCCTGAAAGGAAAAGTTTTAATCAAA GATGGAAACAGTGTTCCCCTTGCCGGCTCAACAAAAAAGAAGAGGCGACTTGGCAGATCCATCATGAGGAGCTTCAAGAGAAAG AGGAAAAAGAGAGTTCAAGTTAAAAATAAGGCAATGTCCGATGGCGAgtcaaactgcagcagcagcagagagaggacggaAATTGTTTACCATCCAAA gaagagaaaaacaatgaGGTTATCAAGAGCGCTGTCTGACCTGGTCATATACACCAAGTCTGTGCGCGTGCACGACATAGAAACACAAG CATTTACAAACAGTTGGCAGGTGTCGTCCCTCAACGAGACCGTCATGAATCAGATTCTTCAGCTAAAACCGGATCACTTGGTCCGCTTCAATCAGCGGCAGCTTCTGAGGGTCTATCCGTCAAACTACAGAGTGGACTCCAGCAACTTTAACCCACAGCCATACTGGAATACAGGATGTCACATGG TGGCATTGAATTATCAGACAGAAGGTCGAATGCTGGAATTGAACACAGCAAAGTTCTCAGCCAATGGTAACTGTGGATATATTCTGAAGCCCAAGTACATGCGTAAAG GTGCCTTTAACCCCACCTTGGAGGATCCTCTCCCAGGACGCAGAAAGACTCAGTTAGTGTTAAAGATCATCAGTGGACAACAGCTTCCAAAGCCCAAAGACTCCATGTTGGGTGACAGAGGAGAG ATCATCGACCCTTTTGTGGAGGTTGAGATCATTGGTCTCCCATTGGACTgttccaaacaacaaaccagggTGGTGGACGACAATG GATTCAATCCAATGTGGGAGGAGACTCTTGTCTTCAACATTCAAATGCCAGAGGTCGCGCTGGTGCGTTTTCAAGTGTGGGATCACGATCCAATTGGACGAGATTTCATCGGACAGAGGACAATTGCCTTGACCAGTATGATGCCAG GTTACAGGCACGTGTACCTGGAAGGAATGGCGACATCATCCATCTTTCTTCATATTGCCATCATTGATCTATCAGGAAAG ATCAAGCCTGGAAATGCTGTTCAAGTGGCAAGGAAACACATTCAAAAAGCAGCCCAAAAACACTTAAAGAGCCACCAGAAGCAGCCTTCTGTAGACTTCTCTGTCCTGTCATCAGAGGATGGACGTGGTGTCGGCTTCCGAAAGGATCTGGACACTATGTCTCAGGACAGCAGGAATGGGGAGATGTTTTGGCCTGTAGCTAAGGCTGCTGCTCTTAAGGGAGCCATGAGCGAGCCGGTCAGGCGGGCTCACAGGGTTAAAATCCATGAACCACCGGAGACAAGGAGAGGGATCTTCAGCCGGATGTCGTCTACCGATTCCCACCACATGGGCTCTTCTCCCTCTATGAAAGATGATTCCTTTGACTTTGACTCCCCTCCCCAGACCTCCTGTATAAACGTCCCCGCTCCAGGAAGCCAAAATGCTATCCAAGAGGAGTTTGAGAATGAACACAATGATTCAGCTTCGTTAACATGTGCTGAGCAGGAGACAGATCGGACACATGAGCCCGAACGGCCTGAACAATGTCAGGAAGAACCCCAAATGAGAGCCACACAACCAGAGGTTGAGACCGACCCTGTCCCCCAGCCTCAGCCTGTGCCACATCCTCAAATCCAGCCTGAAGACAAGTCCCCTCCACTCATCCCCCCATCATCCCCTGCCAGGGTGAGACGGACCTTAGGGACTCCAGTTCACCCGCTGCCTTCCACACCTGTACGAACAAAGGTCCGATCCCACAGTTGCCCTCGAAAGCAGACAAGCATTGCTCAGACCCCGACGGCGCTCCGTAGGCACGTTTCCCGCCTGCAGACACAAGGTTCGCTACGCCACGGCAGCTCAGGCAGTCAGGTGAAGCCCATCCCCAAcggtctctgtctgtctgacagcaCATCCAGCAGCAGTAACGTTAGCACCGACAGCCAGGAGTTCGCCCCCTCCAGTGGGCAAGATGGGGCAGAGCAGCGCGAGGGTACACTGCAGCGGGAGATGAAGGCCCTGTTTGACCAGAGGTTGAGAGAGATACGCTGCAAATcaccccttttctttttaaacggCGAGTCGGGTGATTCacatctgcaggaggaaaataaatag